A genomic window from Agreia sp. COWG includes:
- a CDS encoding PrsW family intramembrane metalloprotease, whose product MSLPYQPGSPHASGHAVFGAPAPQLAVDPVHAGHAVWTLPTGQTPIQHTPRSTGLVLSIIGISVLGFVFLAVLVYLLIGLGPVTLVVCGVVALIPLSIVLLTIRWIDRWEPEPRGALWFAFLWGAAASVAIALLVGLGVQLAVYYATEGQGGVGDFFSAVIQAPLVEEGAKGLGVLILFFVLRRHFDGPVDGLVYGATVAAGFAFTENILYFGSSLIESGGIGLGFTFFLRGIMSPFAHVMFTACTGVALGFASQRRGWLPGVGFFVVGLVPAVLLHALWNGSSYVVEGLGGFFIVYALVQVPLFALAIVAVVHLRKREADLTRLRLGEYAAVGWFTPDEVAMLSTGAGRRQARAWAAAQSGDRGRTMREFTRDATRLAFARQRVVTGRDQIGGQRDEAQLLRAVAGARGRLLGQS is encoded by the coding sequence GTGTCTCTGCCCTATCAGCCCGGTTCCCCGCACGCCTCCGGTCACGCGGTCTTCGGGGCACCTGCTCCGCAGCTCGCGGTCGACCCCGTGCACGCAGGCCATGCCGTCTGGACGCTGCCGACGGGCCAGACGCCGATACAGCACACCCCGCGGTCGACCGGGCTCGTTCTGTCGATCATCGGCATCAGTGTTCTCGGGTTCGTCTTTCTCGCCGTGCTGGTCTACCTGCTCATCGGCCTCGGGCCGGTCACCTTGGTCGTCTGCGGCGTGGTCGCGCTCATTCCTCTCAGCATCGTGCTTCTGACCATCCGCTGGATCGACCGGTGGGAGCCGGAGCCGAGGGGTGCGCTCTGGTTCGCGTTCCTGTGGGGAGCGGCAGCATCCGTCGCGATCGCCCTGCTCGTCGGGCTCGGCGTACAGCTGGCCGTCTACTACGCGACAGAGGGCCAGGGTGGCGTCGGAGACTTCTTCAGTGCCGTCATCCAGGCGCCACTCGTCGAGGAGGGCGCCAAGGGTCTCGGAGTGCTGATTCTGTTCTTCGTCTTGCGTCGCCACTTCGATGGGCCCGTCGACGGCCTCGTCTACGGCGCGACCGTTGCAGCGGGCTTCGCGTTCACCGAGAACATCCTCTATTTTGGCTCATCTCTGATCGAGTCCGGCGGAATCGGCCTCGGCTTCACCTTCTTCCTTCGTGGGATCATGTCGCCCTTCGCCCACGTGATGTTCACCGCGTGCACGGGGGTGGCGCTCGGCTTCGCGTCGCAGAGGCGCGGCTGGCTGCCGGGTGTCGGGTTCTTCGTCGTCGGCTTGGTGCCTGCCGTGCTTCTCCACGCGCTCTGGAACGGGTCGTCGTATGTCGTCGAGGGACTGGGCGGCTTCTTCATCGTCTATGCGCTCGTTCAAGTGCCGCTCTTCGCGCTGGCCATCGTGGCCGTTGTGCACTTGCGAAAGCGGGAGGCCGACCTCACCCGGCTCCGTCTCGGCGAGTACGCCGCCGTCGGCTGGTTCACACCAGATGAGGTCGCCATGCTCTCGACGGGCGCGGGGCGTCGCCAGGCCCGCGCATGGGCCGCCGCCCAGAGCGGCGACAGGGGCCGCACCATGCGCGAATTCACGCGTGACGCCACCCGCCTGGCATTTGCTCGGCAGCGCGTCGTCACCGGCCGAG
- a CDS encoding FAD-binding oxidoreductase — protein MTPLDALARLEAELGRAVVTTGAELQDARRDKSGWVAPGRPLAVVNATEVTHVQTALRIAHEFGIAVVPRGAGTGLAGGAAGTDGALVVSVASMNRILEVNAEDEFAVVEPGVINQHLSDRVAPLGLVFSPDPASKAISTVGGNIATNAGGLLCAKYGVTREAVLGLVVVLADGSLLRTGRRSVKGVTGYDLTALFTGSEGTLGIIVEATVRLRPIAAGEVVTVGAFFTDVVSAAAASAAVTAARIRPAVMELMDAAALTAIDAYLETTLSRRGASYLLVQTDGGGAHEEAASIVELLTTAGGEVELARDRAQGDRLLQTRRAFHAALEAQGTVLIEDVCVPRSRLADMFAAIEQIAERYSLSIPTVAHAGDGNLHPNFVLPERAGEAEAARPGADSWVPDVVWRAANELFEAALALGGTLTGEHGIGVLKRRWLEREIGSESLVLQKGIKAVFDPTSIMNPGKVF, from the coding sequence GTGACCCCCCTCGACGCGCTGGCCCGTCTGGAGGCCGAGCTCGGCCGCGCGGTCGTCACCACAGGAGCGGAGCTGCAGGATGCGCGCCGCGACAAGTCCGGCTGGGTCGCGCCGGGGCGGCCCCTGGCCGTGGTGAATGCCACCGAGGTCACGCACGTGCAGACCGCACTGCGGATCGCCCACGAGTTCGGTATCGCCGTCGTGCCGCGTGGAGCCGGAACGGGACTCGCCGGGGGAGCCGCCGGAACCGACGGCGCCCTGGTCGTCTCCGTCGCCTCGATGAATCGCATCCTCGAGGTGAACGCCGAGGACGAATTCGCCGTCGTCGAGCCCGGCGTTATCAACCAGCACCTCAGCGACCGGGTCGCGCCCCTCGGGCTGGTCTTCTCGCCAGACCCTGCCTCCAAGGCCATCTCGACGGTGGGCGGCAACATCGCCACGAACGCCGGCGGGCTGCTCTGTGCCAAGTACGGCGTGACGAGGGAGGCTGTTCTCGGCCTGGTCGTCGTGCTCGCCGACGGATCGCTGCTTCGAACGGGGCGCCGCAGCGTCAAGGGAGTCACCGGCTACGACCTCACGGCCCTCTTCACCGGTTCCGAGGGAACCCTGGGCATCATCGTCGAGGCCACCGTGCGGCTTCGGCCGATCGCGGCCGGCGAGGTGGTCACGGTCGGCGCATTCTTCACCGACGTGGTCTCGGCTGCCGCGGCCAGCGCGGCGGTCACGGCCGCGCGCATCCGGCCCGCCGTGATGGAGCTCATGGATGCCGCCGCGCTGACCGCAATCGACGCGTACCTCGAGACGACCCTGTCGAGGCGGGGTGCGTCTTATCTGTTGGTTCAGACCGACGGTGGAGGGGCGCACGAGGAGGCGGCGTCGATCGTCGAACTCCTGACCACCGCTGGGGGAGAGGTGGAGCTCGCTCGCGACAGGGCGCAGGGTGACCGTCTGTTGCAGACGCGGAGGGCATTTCACGCTGCGCTCGAGGCGCAGGGCACCGTTCTGATCGAAGACGTCTGCGTGCCGCGCTCGCGCCTGGCCGACATGTTCGCGGCCATCGAGCAGATCGCCGAAAGATACTCCCTCAGTATTCCGACCGTCGCCCACGCGGGAGACGGAAATCTGCACCCGAACTTCGTGCTTCCTGAGCGGGCGGGGGAGGCCGAGGCGGCCCGGCCGGGGGCGGACTCGTGGGTGCCGGACGTCGTCTGGCGAGCGGCGAACGAACTCTTCGAGGCTGCGCTGGCGCTCGGCGGAACTCTCACGGGCGAGCACGGGATCGGTGTGCTCAAGCGGCGATGGCTCGAGCGGGAGATCGGATCCGAGAGCCTCGTTCTGCAGAAGGGCATCAAGGCCGTTTTCGACCCGACCTCGATCATGAATCCCGGCAAGGTCTTCTAG
- a CDS encoding aspartate ammonia-lyase has product MELRVNVNTDASDTTPPTTPSAGTTTTAPTTAAERLAVQTSVQTAAAPSTATKFRTESDSLGSVDIPFDAFWGVHTARALENFPISRRPISVYPDLIDALVIVKQAAARANVEIGVLSPDKGAMIEAACEAIRSGEFHDQFVVGVIQGGAGTSTNMNTNEVIANVALHLAGVEKGRYDVLHPLDDVNRSQSTNDTYPTAVKLALCFSLQRLLVEHALLRDSFGAKGREFVGVLKVGRTQLQDAVPMTLGQEFHGFATTLTEDLDRLEETVPLLWEINLGATAIGTGITADPKYTESVRAHLSALTGYEHITAADLIEATSDAGVFMQLSGILKRSAIKLSKICNDLRLLSSGPQAGFGEINLPPRQAGSSIMPGKVNPVIPEVVNQIAFSVAGADLTVTMAAEGGQLQLNAFEPVIAHSLLQSLAWMRQGCRTLRINCIDGITANHERLDAMVASSVGVVTALTPYIGYAAASSLAHAALLTKRNIADLVVEAGLMDAERVVKLLSPARLSGIEPVTDVIQVIAQAEAEAAAAEENRP; this is encoded by the coding sequence ATGGAGCTGAGAGTAAACGTGAACACAGACGCGTCAGACACCACACCCCCCACGACACCCTCCGCGGGTACGACCACGACGGCGCCCACGACGGCCGCCGAGCGCCTCGCGGTGCAGACGTCCGTTCAGACGGCCGCGGCCCCGTCGACGGCCACGAAGTTCCGCACGGAGTCGGATTCGCTCGGCAGCGTCGACATCCCATTCGACGCGTTCTGGGGTGTGCACACCGCCCGGGCTCTCGAGAACTTCCCCATCAGCCGACGGCCCATCTCGGTGTACCCCGACCTCATCGACGCCCTGGTGATCGTGAAGCAGGCCGCCGCCCGCGCCAACGTCGAGATCGGCGTGCTGTCACCCGACAAGGGCGCGATGATCGAGGCCGCGTGTGAGGCCATCCGCTCGGGTGAGTTCCACGACCAGTTCGTGGTCGGCGTCATCCAGGGCGGGGCCGGCACCTCCACCAACATGAATACGAACGAGGTCATCGCGAACGTCGCCCTGCACCTCGCCGGCGTCGAGAAGGGGCGCTACGACGTTCTCCACCCGCTCGACGACGTCAACCGCAGCCAGAGCACCAACGACACCTACCCGACGGCGGTGAAGCTCGCGCTGTGCTTCTCGCTGCAGAGGCTCCTGGTCGAGCACGCTCTGCTCAGGGACTCGTTCGGCGCCAAGGGCCGGGAGTTCGTTGGCGTGCTGAAGGTAGGGCGCACGCAGCTGCAGGACGCTGTGCCGATGACACTCGGCCAGGAGTTCCATGGCTTCGCGACCACGCTCACCGAAGACCTCGACCGTCTCGAAGAGACCGTGCCCCTGCTCTGGGAGATCAACCTCGGAGCGACGGCCATCGGTACCGGTATCACGGCGGATCCGAAGTACACCGAGTCGGTCAGGGCCCACCTCAGCGCACTCACCGGCTACGAGCACATCACCGCGGCCGACCTCATCGAGGCGACGAGCGACGCGGGCGTGTTCATGCAGCTCTCGGGAATCCTGAAGCGTTCCGCCATCAAGCTCTCGAAGATCTGCAACGACCTGAGGCTGCTCTCGAGTGGACCACAGGCTGGCTTCGGCGAGATCAACCTTCCGCCGAGGCAGGCCGGCTCGTCGATCATGCCGGGCAAGGTCAACCCTGTCATTCCCGAGGTGGTCAACCAGATCGCTTTCTCGGTGGCGGGTGCCGACCTCACGGTCACGATGGCGGCGGAGGGTGGCCAGCTGCAGCTGAACGCCTTCGAGCCCGTGATCGCGCATTCCCTGCTGCAGAGCCTGGCCTGGATGCGCCAGGGCTGCCGCACCCTCCGCATCAACTGCATCGATGGCATCACCGCGAACCACGAGCGGCTCGACGCGATGGTGGCGTCGAGCGTCGGAGTCGTGACCGCCCTCACCCCCTACATCGGTTACGCGGCGGCCTCGTCGCTCGCCCACGCCGCGCTGCTGACCAAGCGCAACATCGCCGATCTCGTCGTGGAGGCAGGTCTCATGGACGCCGAGCGCGTCGTCAAGCTGCTCTCGCCGGCCAGGCTGTCCGGCATCGAGCCGGTCACCGACGTCATCCAGGTGATCGCACAGGCCGAGGCCGAGGCGGCTGCGGCGGAAGAGAACAGGCCGTAG
- a CDS encoding aldo/keto reductase, with the protein MTTAPTHLLADGNLLPAIGFGTYPLRADAAVSAVTCAIDAGYRLIDSAVNYGNEDAVGRAIRESPVPREELVLTTKVPGRAQGYDSTLASFDQSLSLLGLDSIDLYLIHWPNPGDDRYVDTWRAMVQLHEEGRARSIGVSNFTPEYLTRLQSETGVLPTVNQIEMHPYFPQLELREFHAAHNIRTEAWSPLGKGSDVLASGPVIAAADAHGVTPAQVVLRWHTQLDSVPLPKSADPERQHQNLDIFDFELTADELVDITLLGRPDGRLFGADPRTHNEQ; encoded by the coding sequence ATGACCACCGCTCCCACCCATCTTCTCGCCGACGGCAACCTTCTTCCGGCCATCGGATTCGGCACGTATCCACTGAGGGCAGACGCGGCGGTCTCAGCCGTGACGTGCGCCATCGATGCCGGCTACCGCCTCATCGACAGTGCCGTCAACTACGGCAACGAGGATGCCGTGGGCCGGGCGATCAGGGAGTCGCCCGTTCCACGGGAGGAGCTTGTGCTGACCACGAAGGTTCCCGGCCGGGCCCAGGGTTACGACTCCACATTGGCGTCCTTCGACCAGTCGCTCTCGCTCCTCGGGCTCGACAGCATCGACCTCTACCTGATCCACTGGCCTAACCCTGGAGACGATCGCTACGTCGACACCTGGCGCGCCATGGTCCAGCTGCACGAAGAGGGCAGGGCTCGCTCCATCGGCGTCTCCAATTTCACCCCGGAATACCTGACCCGGCTGCAGTCCGAGACCGGCGTCCTTCCCACCGTGAACCAGATCGAGATGCACCCCTACTTTCCGCAGCTCGAGCTCAGGGAGTTCCACGCGGCGCACAACATCCGAACCGAGGCCTGGAGCCCGCTCGGCAAGGGCTCCGACGTGCTGGCATCCGGGCCGGTCATCGCGGCCGCCGACGCCCATGGCGTGACGCCCGCCCAGGTCGTCCTTCGCTGGCACACGCAGCTCGACTCGGTGCCGCTGCCCAAATCGGCCGATCCGGAGCGGCAGCACCAGAATCTCGACATCTTCGACTTCGAGCTCACGGCAGACGAGCTGGTCGACATCACCCTGCTCGGTCGTCCCGACGGCCGACTCTTCGGCGCGGATCCGCGCACCCACAATGAGCAGTAG
- a CDS encoding phosphotransferase, which produces MSAGAALPDRLPDNLSDWIAGQRWYQNSGHTPRLSLVGEWALASPPDGTALLTHLLLDDSAGVPTLYQVPLSYRSEPLAGAEGSLVGTIDTTEGARWVYDAPHDAAYCSALVDLIMGESTALSTASSAGAVAQGHRHPAAEDSRPVFSQVLRGEQSNTSIIVDTVLADGTPGVPMICKIFRTLHHGENPDIIVQSALAAAGSTLVPPPVGHVSGTWRAGGPDGGVLDHGHLAFAQQFLPGVRDAWRVALDAVENGEDFSERARSLGVATADVHALLAEIMPTVPATVDERAGVASLMRQRLAMAVAEVPSLAVYADAVDAVISDAQTADWPALQRIHGDYHLGQVVSVRGGGWVLLDFEGEPLRPLSERSQPDLTLRDVAGMLRSFDYVGGSYEQSHPGESASEWVLSARHAFLEGYSERSSIDADRYTVLLDAFEIDKALYEAVYESRNRPAWLPIPVTAISRLVTLP; this is translated from the coding sequence ATGAGCGCCGGAGCAGCCCTTCCTGACCGTCTTCCCGATAACCTCTCCGATTGGATCGCCGGCCAACGCTGGTATCAGAACTCGGGTCATACGCCCCGGCTGAGCCTGGTCGGTGAGTGGGCCCTGGCCTCGCCACCCGACGGAACAGCACTCCTCACCCACCTGCTGCTCGACGACTCCGCCGGGGTCCCGACCCTGTATCAGGTTCCGCTGTCCTACCGTTCCGAGCCGCTGGCTGGGGCCGAAGGCTCGCTCGTCGGAACCATCGACACGACCGAAGGTGCGCGCTGGGTGTACGACGCCCCTCACGACGCCGCCTACTGCTCGGCGCTCGTCGACCTGATCATGGGCGAGAGCACGGCACTCTCGACGGCATCCTCGGCCGGCGCCGTCGCCCAGGGACATCGCCACCCGGCGGCCGAAGACTCCCGACCCGTGTTCTCCCAGGTGCTGCGAGGCGAGCAGTCGAACACATCGATCATCGTCGACACCGTGCTGGCCGACGGAACGCCCGGCGTTCCCATGATCTGCAAGATCTTCCGTACCCTGCACCACGGTGAGAACCCCGACATCATCGTGCAGTCGGCCCTCGCCGCGGCGGGGTCGACCCTGGTACCGCCGCCGGTGGGGCACGTCTCCGGAACCTGGCGCGCTGGTGGGCCGGATGGCGGGGTACTCGATCACGGCCACCTCGCCTTCGCGCAGCAGTTCCTGCCCGGTGTACGCGATGCGTGGCGGGTGGCGCTCGATGCCGTCGAGAACGGCGAGGATTTCAGCGAGCGCGCCCGCAGCCTGGGTGTCGCAACGGCCGACGTGCATGCGCTCCTCGCCGAGATCATGCCCACCGTGCCTGCCACCGTCGATGAGCGGGCGGGAGTCGCCTCCCTCATGCGGCAGCGGCTCGCGATGGCGGTCGCAGAGGTGCCCTCCCTCGCCGTCTACGCCGACGCCGTCGATGCGGTGATCTCCGACGCGCAGACCGCCGACTGGCCTGCACTTCAGCGCATCCACGGCGACTATCACCTGGGTCAGGTCGTCTCGGTCCGTGGAGGGGGCTGGGTACTACTCGACTTCGAGGGCGAGCCCCTTCGTCCACTCTCCGAGAGGTCGCAGCCCGATCTCACCCTGCGCGATGTCGCCGGAATGCTGCGATCGTTCGACTACGTCGGCGGGTCATACGAGCAGTCGCATCCGGGAGAGTCCGCCTCCGAGTGGGTGCTGTCCGCACGACACGCGTTCCTCGAGGGCTACTCCGAACGCTCGAGCATCGATGCGGATCGCTACACCGTGCTCCTCGACGCCTTCGAGATCGACAAGGCACTCTACGAGGCCGTCTACGAGTCGCGCAACCGACCCGCCTGGCTGCCCATCCCGGTCACGGCGATCTCGCGGCTGGTCACGCTGCCGTGA
- a CDS encoding S9 family peptidase, translating into MSPVNPASADPRFGEAPEAPRRPVERTHHGHTVSDDFEWLREKDNPEVLAYLEAENGFTEAATAHLAELRESLFDEIKARTLESDLSVPVRHNGYWYYSRTIEGKQYGIHCRIPIRDADDWTPPDIARGSIDEQVLLDDNVEADGTDFYSLGSFDVSVDGTLLAYSVDTAGDERYTLRVRDLRTGRDLADEIANTSPGATFAPDASVLFYPTVDDAWRPDTIWRHVLGTPGSADVAVYTEPDERFWVGIGLTRSERYLVLDIGSKITSEVRLLDAAHPLGEFEVVWPRRNGVEYEVEHAVVAGEDRLLIVHNDGAPDFTVVDASAAEPRERSSWRTVVAPGSGRRIEQVDAFSTHLTVEYRRDGLTRVGIIRLGQKSDDEPYGPLEEVEFEEPLFQVGTGGNPEWSQPTVRLGYTSFVTPSSVYDLSLIDSSLTLLKRQPVQGGYDPQQYEQLRLWATAADGTRIPISLVRRLGGASEERPTVLYGYGSYEASIDPAFSIARLSLLDRGAAFAIAHVRGGGELGRQWYEQGKTLTKRNTFTDFIVVADELIERGLTTPSVLVAQGGSAGGLLMGAVANMAPDRFAGILAQVPFVDALTSILDPELPLTVIEWDEWGDPLHDVEVYEYMSGYSPYENVRDDIAYPPILAVTSLNDTRVLYVEPAKWTARLRTVGAPVLLLTEMTAGHGGVSGRYERWREIAQEYAWMLDRLGLADTPPATLEVTS; encoded by the coding sequence GTGAGCCCGGTGAACCCCGCCTCGGCCGATCCACGCTTCGGCGAAGCACCGGAGGCGCCCCGTCGGCCGGTCGAACGAACCCACCACGGCCACACGGTGTCCGACGACTTCGAGTGGCTGCGCGAGAAGGACAATCCCGAGGTACTGGCCTACCTCGAGGCGGAGAACGGCTTCACCGAGGCGGCGACAGCTCACCTGGCCGAGCTGCGCGAGTCACTCTTCGACGAGATCAAGGCGCGCACACTCGAGTCCGATCTGTCGGTGCCCGTTCGCCACAACGGCTACTGGTACTACTCGCGCACCATCGAAGGCAAGCAATACGGCATCCACTGCCGAATCCCCATCCGCGACGCCGATGACTGGACGCCGCCCGACATCGCCCGAGGCTCGATCGACGAGCAGGTTCTGCTCGACGACAACGTCGAGGCCGACGGCACGGACTTCTACTCCCTGGGCAGCTTCGACGTCTCGGTTGACGGAACACTTCTCGCCTATTCCGTCGACACGGCGGGCGACGAGCGGTACACCCTGCGAGTGCGCGATCTGCGCACCGGTCGCGACCTCGCCGACGAGATCGCCAACACGTCGCCGGGCGCCACCTTCGCGCCGGATGCATCGGTCCTCTTCTATCCGACCGTCGACGACGCGTGGCGGCCCGACACCATCTGGCGCCACGTGCTCGGTACTCCCGGCTCGGCCGACGTCGCGGTCTACACCGAGCCCGACGAGCGGTTCTGGGTCGGTATCGGGCTCACCCGCAGCGAGCGTTACCTGGTGCTCGACATCGGATCCAAGATCACCAGCGAGGTACGACTCCTCGACGCGGCACATCCCCTGGGCGAGTTCGAGGTCGTCTGGCCCCGTCGGAACGGCGTGGAGTACGAGGTCGAGCACGCCGTCGTCGCGGGGGAAGACAGGCTCCTCATCGTGCACAACGACGGTGCTCCCGACTTCACCGTCGTCGATGCTTCCGCAGCCGAGCCTCGGGAGCGATCGTCGTGGCGCACCGTCGTGGCCCCGGGCTCCGGTCGACGGATAGAACAGGTCGACGCCTTCTCGACCCACCTGACCGTCGAGTACCGCAGGGACGGACTGACGCGAGTGGGCATCATCCGGCTCGGTCAAAAATCGGACGACGAACCGTACGGTCCGCTCGAGGAGGTGGAGTTCGAAGAGCCCCTGTTCCAGGTGGGTACAGGCGGAAACCCCGAATGGTCGCAGCCCACGGTGCGGCTCGGCTACACCTCGTTCGTCACGCCGTCGAGCGTGTACGACCTCTCGCTCATCGACTCATCCCTGACGTTGCTGAAGCGCCAACCGGTGCAGGGAGGATACGACCCTCAGCAGTACGAGCAGTTGAGGCTCTGGGCGACCGCGGCAGACGGCACGCGCATTCCGATCTCACTGGTGCGAAGGCTCGGCGGGGCGTCAGAAGAGCGGCCCACCGTGCTCTACGGCTATGGGTCCTACGAGGCCAGCATCGATCCTGCGTTCTCGATCGCGCGCCTGTCTCTGCTCGATCGTGGCGCGGCATTCGCGATCGCACACGTGCGCGGCGGCGGCGAGTTGGGCAGGCAATGGTACGAACAGGGCAAGACCCTCACGAAGCGCAACACCTTCACGGACTTCATCGTCGTTGCCGACGAACTCATCGAGCGTGGCCTCACCACGCCGAGCGTGCTCGTCGCCCAAGGCGGCAGCGCGGGCGGTCTCTTGATGGGCGCGGTCGCCAACATGGCGCCGGATCGATTTGCCGGAATCCTGGCGCAAGTACCGTTCGTCGACGCCCTCACCTCGATCCTCGACCCCGAGTTGCCGCTCACGGTCATCGAATGGGACGAGTGGGGGGATCCGCTCCACGATGTCGAGGTGTACGAGTACATGTCGGGCTATTCGCCCTACGAGAACGTGCGCGACGACATCGCCTACCCTCCGATCCTCGCCGTGACGAGTCTCAACGACACTCGTGTGCTCTACGTCGAACCGGCGAAGTGGACGGCGCGTCTGCGCACCGTGGGGGCGCCCGTGTTGCTCCTCACCGAGATGACAGCCGGTCACGGCGGCGTCAGCGGTCGCTACGAACGGTGGCGGGAGATCGCCCAGGAGTATGCGTGGATGCTCGATCGACTCGGCCTCGCCGACACCCCACCGGCAACACTGGAAGTCACGTCATAA
- a CDS encoding phosphodiesterase, producing MSVRTAEHPRPTHFILHLSDTHFIGEDGLLYGAIDAEAHLAQLLAELEASNARPEAIVFTGDLADKGDPRAYVKLRAMVEPVAARLGAQLIWVMGNHDNRASFRAGLLGQLPSMKPVDRVYDVNGLRIIALDSTVPGSHHGEVSSDQLDWLAEELSSPAPHGTILALHHPPVPSVLDLAVLVELREQSALAEVIEGSDVRSILAGHLHYSSSATFAGVPVSVASATCYTQDLNVPVGGTRARDGAQGFNLVHVYENTVLHTVVPIGTYTTTSYTSAEETARILERAGVVIAPAAKATLPAEDVLTVPQVVPARSTLVG from the coding sequence ATGTCTGTCAGAACCGCCGAACACCCCCGACCCACCCACTTCATCCTTCACCTGAGTGACACTCACTTCATCGGTGAAGATGGCCTGCTCTACGGAGCGATCGACGCCGAGGCTCACCTCGCTCAGTTGCTCGCCGAGCTCGAGGCCTCGAACGCCAGACCCGAGGCCATCGTCTTCACGGGTGACCTGGCCGACAAGGGAGACCCGCGCGCCTATGTGAAGCTGCGCGCCATGGTCGAGCCCGTCGCGGCCCGCCTCGGGGCTCAACTGATCTGGGTCATGGGCAACCATGACAACAGGGCGTCGTTCCGCGCCGGCCTCCTCGGTCAACTGCCCTCAATGAAGCCGGTGGACCGGGTGTACGACGTGAACGGGCTGCGCATCATCGCGCTCGACTCGACCGTGCCGGGCTCCCACCACGGCGAGGTCTCGAGCGATCAGCTCGACTGGCTCGCCGAGGAGCTCTCCTCGCCCGCTCCCCACGGAACCATCCTCGCGTTGCACCACCCTCCCGTGCCCAGCGTTCTCGATCTGGCCGTGCTCGTCGAGCTGCGCGAGCAGTCGGCGCTCGCCGAGGTGATCGAGGGGTCCGACGTGCGGTCGATTCTGGCCGGCCACCTGCACTACTCGTCGTCGGCGACCTTCGCCGGCGTACCGGTCTCGGTGGCCAGTGCCACCTGTTACACACAGGATCTCAACGTTCCCGTCGGTGGAACCCGCGCCCGTGACGGAGCGCAGGGTTTCAACCTGGTGCACGTCTACGAGAACACCGTCTTGCACACCGTCGTGCCCATCGGCACCTACACGACCACGTCGTACACCTCGGCCGAAGAGACCGCGCGCATCCTCGAACGTGCGGGAGTCGTGATCGCGCCGGCCGCCAAAGCGACGCTCCCCGCCGAAGACGTGCTCACCGTGCCGCAGGTCGTGCCAGCCCGCTCGACTCTGGTCGGCTAG